GTTGACGGCAGTCTAGACCTGAGTGTGCTGAAAATCAACACCCGCTGGCTCCTTGCTCTAGCGCTTCCAGAATAGAGCAATAGATACTGCTATGAGCAGTGCCACAGCATGCATCATTTAAACGCTGTAATGAACGCTGCATAGTTTGAAGTTCCTGAATTCGCTCTTCAACTTCGTTCAACCTGGCCTGAACAATGCTTTTTGATTCCTGGCACGTATGGTGCTCGGGATCAATACGGATCGATAGCAACTCACGTATCGAATCCAGAGTGAAACCAAGTTGTCTGGCATAACGAATAAATTTAAGACGCTGCAGATCGTTTTCGGTATAAAGACGAAAACCGCCTTCAGTCCGCACCTCGTGATCGATCATCTGCTGTTTTTCATAATAACGAATGGTATCAGGCGTTACATTCGCGAGCTTTGCAAGTTCACCAATTCGGTACATGCTTATTCCTCATTTATTTTATGTATCAGCCTTTCTGAATATTCGCCATGCAGAAAGCCTGTATCTAAACCTGCCTGACGCAGTTTAAGCTCAACCAATGTCAGCCTTCGGCTCAACTCTGCATGTTGGGGGTCATCGCTACGGAGACTTTTAATCATGTCGCCAAGGAGTAAAGCTTCTTTACGCTGTTCAAGTTCCGGTGGCAAGCAACCTGCATTCTTCAACAAGCGATACCCTGAACGTAACTCGGGTGCAACGCACGAATCATCATCTAGCACTAACGGAGCACCTGTTCCCGGAAGATTATCAAACTCACCTTTTTTTTGGGCATCACTGATATGGCGTTCTGCCCACTGATCGAGCAACCACATTATGGACTCCAGGAGAGGAACAAGAAGATAGAATCATTGTAGTGGGATGGAGATATGAGAGATATAAAAAAACCCGCCGAAGCGGGTCTTTTTACGTTACTACAGATTACTCTGCAGCAGCTTCTGCTTTCGACTCAGAACGATCAACCAGCTCGATGTAAGCCATCGGAGCGTTGTCGCCTGCGCGGAAGCCACACTTCAGAATACGAGTGTAACCACCGGCACGGCTCGCGAAACGCGGGCCCAGCTCGTTAAACAGTTTTGCCACGATCTCGTTATCACGAGTGCGGGCGAATGCCAGACGACGATTTGCAACGCTGTCAGTCTTGGCAAGAGTAATCAGCGGCTCAACTACACGACGCAGCTCTTTCGCTTTAGGCAGGGTCGTCTTGATGATCTCATGACGAACCAGTGAACCTGCCATATTGCGGAACATAGCCTGGCGATGGCTGCTGTTGCGGTTCAGTTGACGACCACTCTTACGATGGCGCATGACCTTATCCTTCTCAGTAAAACCTTAACCTGTGATCCGGTTACTCGTCAGCAATGCTTGCTGGTGGCCAGTTTTCCAGGCGCATGCCCAGAGACAAACCACGAGAAGCCAGCACGTCTTTAATCTCAGTAAGAGATTTTTTACCCAGGTTCGGCGTTTTCAGCAACTCAACCTCGGTACGCTGTACCAGATCACCGATATAGTGGATAGCTTCTGCCTTGAGGCAGTTAGCAGAGCGGACAGTCAATTCCAGATCGTCAACAGGGCGCAGCAGGATCGGATCGAATTCTGGTTTCTCTTCTTTGACTTCCGGCTGACGTACATCACGTAAATCAACGAAAGCTTCCAGTTGTTCAGCCAGAATGGTCGCCGCACGACGAATCGCCTCTTCAGGATCGATTGTGCCGTTGGTTTCCATTTCGATGACCAGCTTGTCCAGGTCGGTACGCTGTTCTACACGCGCTGCTTCAACATTGTAGGCAATACGCTCTACAGGGCTATAGCATGCGTCGACCAGCAGACGGCCGATTGGGCGCTCATCTTCTTCCGAATGAATTCGGGCAGAAGCCGGCACATAACCACGACCGCGCTGAACTTTGATACGCATGCTAATAGCTGCGTTCTCATCGGTCAGGTGGCAGATCACGTGCTGCGGCTTGACGATTTCAACATCACCGTCGTGGGTGATGTCGGCTGCAGTCACAGGGCCAATGCCAGATTTATTCAGAGTAAGAATAACTTCATCTTTCCCCTGAACTCTCACCGCCAGCCCTTTCAGGTTGAGCAGGATTTCCAGGATATCTTCCTGAACGCCTTCTTTGGTGCTGTACTCATGAAGTACACCATCAATCTCAACCTCGGTCACCGCGCAACCCGGCATCGATGAGAGCAGAATACGGCGCAGTGCGTTACCCAGAGTATGGCCAAAGCCACGCTCTAAAGGCTCAAGGGTCACCTTGGCGTGCGTCGAACTCACTTGCTCGATATCTACCAGGCGCGGTTTTAGAAACTCTGTCACAGAACCCTGCATTGTGTCCTCTCTTTGGTACTAAGCTTTACTTGGAGTAAAGCTCGACGATCAGGTGTTCGTTAATGTCCGCAGACAGATCAGAACGTTCCGGCTGACGCTTGAACGTACCTTCCATCTTGCCAGCATCAACTTCCAGCCAGGTTGGCTTTTCACGCTGCTCAGCCAGCTCCAGAGCGGCTTTCACGCGAGATTGCTTTTTCGCTTTCTCACGAATGCTAACAACGTCATTCGCTTTAACCTGATAAGAAGCGATGTTAACAACACGACCGTTTACCATGATTGCTTTGTGGCTAACCAACTGGCGTGATTCAGCACGAGTAGCGCCGAAGCCCATACGGTATACAACGTTGTCCAGACGCCCTTCCAGCAGAGCCAGCAGGTTTTCACCTGTGTTGCCTTTCAGACGTGCTGCTTCTTTATAATAGTTACGGAACTGACGTTCCAGCACACCGTAGATACGGCGAACTTTCTGCTTTTCACGCAACTGCACACCATAGTCAGACAGACGCGGTTTACGCGCACCGTGCTGGCCAGGAGCTTGTTCAATTTTACACTTGGTATCGATCGCGCGAACGCCAGACTTAAGGAATAAGTCGGTGCCCTCACGACGGCTCAGCTTGAGCTTAGGACCCAAATATCTTGCCATTTTCTATCTCCAACAATCCTAGAAAACGAGCGCGTTATACGCGACGTTTTTTCGGCGGACGACAACCGTTATGAGGGATCGGAGTCACATCAGTAATATTAGTGATGCGGAAACCAGCGGCATTCAGAGCACGAACAGTAGATTCGCGACCTGGACCCGGACCTTTTACCATAACTTCCAGATTCTTGATGCCGTATTCTTTTACGGCTTCAGCGCAACGCTCTGCTGCAACCTGAGCTGCAAACGGAGTGGATTTGCGTGAACCACGGAAACCGGAACCACCGGCAGTTGCCCAACCCAATGCGTTACCCTGACGATCAGTAATAGTAACGATGGTGTTGTTGAAAGAAGCATGGATATGAGCCACGCCGTCAGAGACTTGTTTTCTTACACGTTTACGTGCACGAATTGGTGCCTTTGCCATTATTCAATCACCCCGATTATTTCTTGATCGGTTTGCGCGGACCCTTACGGGTACGTGCGTTGGTCTTGGTACGCTGACCGCGAACCGGGAGACCACGACGATGACGCAAACCGCGATAGCAACCAAGATCCATAAGACGCTTGATGCTCATGCTAACTTCACGGCGCAGATCACCTTCAACGACAAATTTGGCAACTTCGTCACGCAGCGTGTCGATTTGTTCTTCAGACAGCTCACTGATCTTAACATCTTCAGCGATACCCGCGGCAGCCAGAATGGCCTTAGAACGGGTCTTGCCGACGCCATAGATCGAAGTTAATGCGATCACAGCATGTTTCTGATCAGGAATGTTAATGCCTGCTATACGGGCCACTATGCACTCCTACTATTTAATATGTACGCACCATGCTGAAAAGCCCGTTTTCAGGATACTCAAATGGAAACGTACAGACATACAAAAGATTGGCTGGCTAATCTAGCCAGCTCAACCCAACTTTGCAAGAAAAATATGCGAAATAATCAGCCTTGGCGCTGTTTATGCTTCGGCTCGGCACTGCAAATCACACGGATGACACCATCACGCTTAACGATTTTGCAGTTACGGCATAATTTCTTGACGGAAGCACGAACTTTCATTTTTACTCTCCGTAACTTCTCAGGCGACCAATTAGCGGCCGTAGCCTTTCAGGTTCGCCTTCTTCAATGCAGACTCATACTGACTCGACATCATCAGAGTTTGCACTTGAGCCATAAAGTCCATAATCACGACAACAACGATAAGCAGAGAAGTCCCACCGAAGTAGAACGGTACTTTCATTGCATCACGCATGAACTCCGGGATCAGGCAGATAAAAGTAATATAGAGCGCACCAACTAAAGTCAGGCGAGTCATTACTTTATCGATATACTTCGCCGTTTGCTCTCCCGGACGAATTCCTGGTACAAATGCACCGGACTTCTTCAGGTTATCTGCTGTTTCACGCGGGTTGAAAACCAACGCCGTATAGAAGAAACAGAAGAAGATGATCGCAGACGCATAGAGTAACACATAAAGTGGTTGCCCAGGCTGCAAATACAGCGAAATTGTTGTCAGCCAGTTCCAACCAGTCCCGCCCCCGAACCATGACGCGATGGTTGCCGGGAACAGAATAATACTGGAAGCGAAGATCGCTGGGATTACCCCTGCCATGTTCACTTTCAGCGGCAAATGTGTGCTCTGTGCAGCATAGACACGACGACCTTGCTGACGCTTCGCGTAGTTCACCACAATACGGCGTTGACCACGTTCAACAAAGACAACAAAGAACGTCACTGCAAATACTAATACTGCAACCAACAGCAACAGGAGGAAGTGCAGGTCGCCTTGACGCGCTTGCTCGATAGTATGGGCAATGGCTGGCGGGAGTCCCGCAACGATACCAGCGAAGATAATGATCGAAATACCGTTACCGATACCACGTTCAGTAATCTGTTCGCCGAGCCACATCAGGAACATAGTCCCTGAGACCAGACTTACAACAGCGGTGAAATAGAATGCAAAGCCTGGATTAATCACCAGGCCCTGCATACCAGGCATATTCGGCAGACCGGTAGCAATACCGACTGACTGGAATATCGCCAGCACCAGAGTGCCGTAACGGGTGTACTGGCTGATCTTACGACGACCAGACTCCCCTTCTTTCTTCAACTCAGCTAAAGCCGGATGAACGACTGTTAGCAACTGGATGATAATCGATGCCGAAATATACGGCATGATACCCAGAGCAAAGATAGAAGCACGGCTGAGAGCACCACCAGAGAACATGTTGAACATTTCAATGATAGTGCCTCGCTGTTGCTCAAGCAGTTTGGCAAGTACAGCGGCATCGATACCAGGGATCGGAATAAAAGAGCCAATACGGAAAACAATCAGCGCACCAACAACAAACAAAAGTCTGCGTTTCAGTTCGCCAAAACCACCCTTGGCACTTTGAAAATCTAATCCCGGTTGCTTAGCCATCTGCTACTTATTCCTCAATTTTACCGCCAGCAGCTTCGATAGCAGCACGAGCGCCTTTAGAAACACGCAGGCCACGAACAGTTACCGGAGTAGAAACTTCACCAGCCAGGATCACTTTCGCGAACTCGATCTGGATACCGATAATGTTAGCTGCTTTCAGCGTGTTCAGGTCTACAACGCCGCCTTCAACTTTCGCCAGGTCAGACAGACGAATTTCGGCTGTAATCGCTGCTTTGCGAGAGGTGAAGCCGAATTTCGGCAGACGACGGTACAGTGGCATCTGGCCACCCTCGAAACCGCGACGCACGCCACCGCCAGAACGAGAGTTCTGACCTTTGTGACCACGACCACCGGTTTTGCCGAGGCCAGAACCGATACCACGACCAAGGCGTTTACCCGCCTTTTTAGAGCCTTCGGCTGGAGACAGAGTATTTAAACGCATCTCTTACTCCTCAACTTTAACCATGAAGTAAACCGCGTTGACCATACCACGAACAGCGGGAGTATCCTCACGCTCAACGGTATGACCAATACGACGCAGACCCAGGCCAAGCAGCGTTGCCTTGTGTTTCGGCAGACGACCGATTGCACTGCGGGTTTGAGTGATTTTAATAGTCTTTGCCATGGTCAATTACCCCAGAATTTCTTCAACGGATTTACCACGCTTGGCAGCGACCATTTCTGGAGAATTCATATTTTCCAGGCCATCAATAGTTGCACGAACCACGTTAATCGGGTTGGTGGAACCATATGCTTTAGCCAGAACGTTATGAACTCCAGCGACTTCCAGAACGGCGCGCATTGCACCACCGGCAATAATACCAGTACCTTCTGAAGCCGGCTGCATGAAGACACGAGAACCCGTGTGAACACCTTTAACTGGGTGTTGCAGGGTGCCGTGGTTCAGCGCGACGTTAATCATATTGCGACGGGCTTTTTCCATCGCTTTCTGGATCGCTGCTGGTACTTCACGCGCTTTACCGTAACCAAAACCAACGCGACCATTACCATCACCAACAACAGTCAGAGCTGTGAAGGAGAAAATACGACCACCTTTAACGGTTTTAGATACGCGGTTAACCGCGATCAGCTTTTCCTGCAGTTCGCCAGCCTGTTTTTCGATGTGAGCCATCTTACACCTCTACCTTAGAACTGAAGGCCAGCTTCACGGGCAGCATCTGCCAGTGCCTGGACACGACCATGATATTGGAACCCGGAACGGTCAAAGGACACATTTTTAATGCCTTTTTCCAGAGCGCGTTCAGCGACAACTTTACCAACAGCTGCAGCAGCGTCTTTGTTACCGGTGTACTTCAATTGTTCAGCGATAGCTTTTTCTACAGTAGAAGCGGCTACCAGAACTTCAGAACCGTTCGGTGCAATTACCTGTGCGTAAATATGACGCGGGGTACGATGTACCACCAGGCGAGTTGCACCCAGCTCTTTGAGCTTGCGGCGTGCGCGGGTCGCACGACGGATACGAGCAGATTTCTTATCCATAGTGTTACCTTACTTCTTCTTAGCCTCTTTGGTACGCACGACTTCGTCGGCGTAACGAACACCCTTGCCTTTGTAAGGCTCAGGACGACGGTAGGCGCGCAGGTCTGCTGCAACCTGACCGATCAGCTGTTTATCAGCGCCTTTCAGCACGATTTCAGTCTGAGACGGACATTCAGCAGTGATTCCCGCTGGCAGCTGATGCTCAACAGGGTGTGAGAAGCCCAGAGACAGGCCTACTGCATTCCCTTTGATCGCTGCACGATAACCTACACCAACCAGCTGAAGCTTTTTAGTGAAGCCTTCGGTAACACCAACAACCATTGAGTTCAGCAGGGCACGCGCGGTACCAGCCTGAGCCCATCCATCCACAAAACCATCACGTGGACCGAAGGTCAGAGCATTATCTGCATGTTTAACTTCAACAGCATTGTTGAGAGTACGAGTCAGCTCGCCGTTTTTACCTTTGATCGTAATAACCTGACCGTCGATTTTTACATCAACGCCGGCAGGAATAACGACCGGTGCTTTAGCAACACGAGACATTTTTTCCTCCGATTAGGCTACGTAGCAGATAATTTCGCCACCAAGACCAGCTTGGCGCGCTGCACGATCAGTCATAACACCTTTAGAGGTAGAAACAACTGCGATACCCAGACCAGCCATAACTTTTGGCAGCTCATCTTTTTTCTTATAGATGCGCAGGCCTGGGCGGCTGACACGTTGAATGCTTTCTACAACAGCTTTACCCTGGAAATACTTAAGAGTAAGTTCCAGTTCCGGCTTGGTGTCGCCTTCAACTTTAAAATCTTCGATAAAACCTTCTTCCTTCAGCACTTTGGCAATTGCCACTTTCAGCTTGGCGGAAGGCATGGTGACCGCAACTTTGTTCGCGGCCTGACCGTTACGGATACGGGTCAGCATATCCGCGATCGGATCTTGCATGCTCATCTGTCTTTACTCCCGTGATTCAATTGGTGACAATTACCAGCTAGCCTTTTTCAGACCCGGGATTTCACCGCGCATTGCGGCTTCACGGACCTTGATACGGCTCAACCCGAACTTCCGCAGGAAAGCATGCGGACGACCAGTTTGACGACAGCGGTTACGCTGACGAGACGGGCTGGAATCACGCGGCAGAGACTGCAGCTTCAGAACTGCATTCCAACGATCTTCGTCGGAAGCGTTCACATCAGAGATGATCGCTTTCAGTTCAGCGCGTTTAGCGAAGAATTTATCAGCTAAAGCTACGCGCTTTACTTCGCGTGCTTTCATTGATTGCTTAGCCATTCAGTAACCCTACCTTACTTGCGGAACGGGAAGTCAAAGGCAGCCAGCAGAGCACGGCCTTCTTCATCAGAGTTCGCAGTAGTGGTAATGGTAATATCCAAACCACGCACGCGGTCGACTTTATCGTAGTCGATCTCTGGGAAGATGATCTGCTCCCGGACACCCATGCTGTAGTTACCACGACCATCGAAAGACTTAGCGGACAAGCCACGGAAGTCACGAATACGTGGTACAGCAATAGAGATCAGGCGCTCAAGGAACTCCCACATGCGTTCGCCACGCAGAGTTACTTTACAGCCGATCGGATAGCCCTGACGGATTTTGAAGCCTGCAACAGATTTGCGTGCTTTGGTGATCAACGGTTTTTGACCGGAGATTGCTGTCAGATCAGCTGCTGCGTTATCCAGCAGTTTCTTGTCAGCGATCGCTTCACCAACACCCATGTTCAGGGTGATCTTCTCGACCCGAGGGACTTGCATGACAGAATTGTAGTTAAACTCAGTCATGAGTTTGTTAACTACTTCGTCTTTGTAGTAATCATGCAGTTTCGCCATCGTACTACTCCAAATTACTTGATAGTTTCGCTGTTAGACTTGAAGAAACGGACTTTTTTGCCGTCTTCGAATCTAAAGCCTACACGGTCAGCCTTGCCGGTTGCCGCATTGAAGATTGCTACGTTGGAAACCTGAATAGCGGCTTCTTTTTCAACGATGCCACCTGGTTGGTTCAGGGCCGGAACCGGCTTCTGATGTTTCTTAACCAAGTTGATACCTTCAACAATGACCTTGCCGGAAGACAGGACATTCTTAACTTTACCGCGTTTACCTTTATCTTTACCGGTTAACACGATAACTTCGTCATCACGACGGATTTTCGCTGCCATGATTCGCTCCTTAGAGTACTTCTGGTGCCAGAGAGATAATTTTCATGAACTTTTCATTACGAAGTTCACGAGTTACCGGCCCAAAGATACGCGTGCCGATAGGCTGCTCGCTGTTATTGTTCAGAATAACGCATGCATTACCATCGAAGCGAATGACAGAACCGTCAGGGCGACGAACACCCTTCTTGGTGCGCACCACTACCGCTTTCAGCACATCACCTTTTTTGACCTTACCACGTGGAATTGCTTCTTTGATGGTGATCTTGATGATGTCGCCTACGCCTGCGTAGCGACGGTGCGAGCCACCCAGAACCTTGATACACATTACGCGACGTGCACCGGAGTTGTCGGCGACGTTCAGCATAGTCTGTTCTTGGATCATTTTAGTGCTCCGCTAATGTCAACTACTACCTGAGACTCTAAATTCAGAGCCATTAAAAAGCCCCATATCGAGGGCGCGGCATTATAACACCGCTTCTACAATATGGGTAGAAAAAATAAACGGCTCATCGCTGAGCCGTTTATTCGTATCGAGAAGGCTTACTGTATTACAGAACCGCTTTCTCTACAACGCGAACCAGCGTCCAGGACTTAGTCTTGGACAGCGGACGGCATTCGTGGATTTCTACCACGTCACCGATACCACATTCGTTGTTCTCGTCATGTACGTGCAGTTTGGTCGTACGCTTGATGAATTTACCGTAGATCGGATGCTTCACAACGCGCTCGATAGCTACAACAATGGATTTCTCCATTTTGTTGCTAACAACACGACCTTGCAGAGTACGGATTTTATCGGTCATTACGCACCCGCCTTCTGAGTCAGTAAAGTCTTAACGCGAGCAACATTGCGACGCACTTGCTTCAGCAGGTGAGTCTGTTGCAGTTGGCCACTAGCAGCCTGCATACGCAGGTTAAACTGCTCACGCAGCAGGTTCAGCAGCTCAGCGTTCAGCTCTTCAACACTTTTTTCACGCAGCTCATTTGCTTTCATTACATCACCGTCTTAGTTACAAAGGTGGTTTTGATAGGCAGTTTCGCTGCTGCCAGTCCGAATGCTTCACGGGCCAGCTCTTCCGGTACACCGTCCATTTCATACAGGACTTTGCCCGGCTGAATCAAGGCAACCCAATACTCCACGTTACCTTTACCTTTACCCATACGGACTTCCAGCGGCTTCTCGGTAATTGGTTTGTCCGGGAATACACGGATCCAGATTTTACCTTGACGCTTAACTGCACGGGTCATTGCACGACGTGCTGCTTCGATCTGACGTGCAGTCAGACGACCACGGCCAACAGCTTTCAGACCGAAAGTGCCGAAGCTAACATCCGTACCCTGCGCCAGACCACGGTTGCGGCCTTTGTGCACTTTACGGAATTTTGTACGCTTTGGTTGTAACATCAGCGACGCTCCTTATTTACGGCCTTTACGCTGCTGCTTTTTAGGTTGCGCAGCCGGTTTTTCCGGTTGTTCAACAGCAGCCATACCACCCAGGATCTCACCTTTGAAGATCCATACCTTAACGCCGATTACACCGTAAGTGGTGTGCGCTTCAGAGGTGTTGTAGTCAATGTCAGCACGCAGAGTGTGCAGCGGTACGCGACCTTCGCGGTACCATTCGGTACGTGCGATTTCCGCGCCGCCCAAACGGCCGCTAACTTCAACTTTGATACCTTTAGCGCCCAGACGCATTGCGTTCTGTACAGCACGCTTCATAGCACGACGGAACATAACACGACGTTCCAGCTGTGAAGTGATGCTATCAGCAACCAATTTAGCGTCCAGTTCAGGCTTACGAACTTCAGCGATATTGATCTGTGCAGGAACGCCAGCGATATCCGCTACGACCTTGCGCAGTTTTTCTACGTCTTCGCCTTTCTTACCGATAACGATACCCGGGCGAGCGGTGTGAATAGTCACACGAATGCTTTTAGCCGGGCGCTCGATAACGATACGAGATACAGACGCTTTAGCCAGTTCCTTAGTCAGGTACTGACGTACTTTAAAATCGCTGTCCAGGTTGTCAGCGAATTCTTTGGTGTTCGCAAACCAGGTTGAGTTCCATGGTTTTACAATACCCAGGCGAATACCATTAGGATGTACTTTCTGACCCATTGCTAGTCTCCAGAGTCTCAGCGATCGGACACAACCACAGTAATGTGGCTGGTGCGCTTCAGGATGCGATCTGCACGACCTTTCGCACGCGGCATAATGCGCTTCATGCTTGGGCCTTCATCTACGAAAATTTTCGCAACTTTCAGATCGTCAATGTCAGCGCCATCGTTGTGTTCAGCGTTAGCAATGGCAGATTCCAGTACTTTCTTAACCAATACCGCAGCTTTCTTGTTGGTATAGGTCAGGATGTCCAGGGCCTGCGACACTTTCTTACCGCGAATCAGGTCAGCAACAAGGCGAACCTTCTGAGCAGAAGAACGAGCATGGCGATGTTGAGCTAAAGTTTCCATCTCTTCCTCCTACCTTATTTCTTCTTCGCTTTTTTATCAGCAGCATGGCCGCGATAAGTACGAGTCGGTGCGAATTCACCCAGTTTGTGACCAACCATTTCGTCGGAAACAAAAACTGGAACGTGCTGACGACCATTATGGACAGCGATGGTCAAACCGATCATGTTAGGAAAGATCGTTGAACGACGGGACCAAGTGCGCAGGGGCTTCTTGTCTCCGCTTTCCACCGCTTTCTCTACCTTCTTCAGCAAGTGCAGGTCAATAAAAGGACCTTTCTTGAGAGAACGTGGCATGGCTTATCCTCTAAAATTATTTGCTACGGCGACGTACGATAAATTTATCAGTACGCTTGTTGCTGCGGGTCTTCTTACCTTTGGTCTGAACGCCCCACGGAGTTACCGGGTGCTTACCAAAGTTACGACCTTCACCACCACCATGTGGGTGATCGACTGGGTTCATCGCAGTACCGCGAACGGTAGGACGAACACCACGCCAGCGTGCAGCACCTGCTTTACCCAGAACGCGCAGCATATGCTCAGCATTGCCAACTTCGCCCAGAGTCGCACGGCAGTCTGCTTCGACTTTACGCATTTCACCAGAACGCAGACGCAGGGTGACATAAGCACCATCGCGAGCAACGATCTGAACGTAAGTACCAGCGGAACGAGCCAGCTGACCGCCTTTACCTGGTTTCATTTCTACGTTATGAACGGTAGAACCAACCGGGATATTGCGCATCGGCAGGGTGTTACCTGCTTTGATTGCAGCATCAACGCCAGATTGAATCTGGTCGCCAGCTTTCAGGCCTTTAGGGGCCAAGATGTAACGGCGTTCGCCATCTTTGTACAGAACCAGCGCGATGTTCGCGGAACGGTTCGGATCGTACTCAAGACGCTCAACAACTGCTGGGATACCGTCTTTGTTGCGTTTGAAGTCAACAATACGATAAGCCTGCTTGTGGCCACCACCGATGTGACGAGTGGTGATACGGCCATTGTTGTTACGACCACCGGATTTGCTGTTTTTTTCCAGCAACGGAGCAAAAGGTTTGCCCTTGTGCAGCTCAGGGTTAACCACTTTAACTACGTGGCGACGACCCGGAGATGTCGGTTTACATTTAACAACTGCCATTGTATTACTCCTCCGACTTACTCAGCGCCGCCAACGAAGTCCAGATTCTGGCCTTCTTTCAGGGTGACGTAAGCTTTTTTCCAGTCGCTACGACGACCGATACGCTGTCCGTGACGTTTAACTTTCCCTTTAACTACCAGGGTGTTAACGACTTCGACTTCGACTTCAAACAGTTTCTGCACAGCAGCTTTGATCTCTGCTTTGGTCGCGTCTTTAGCAACTTTGAGAACGATGGTGTTGGTTTTTTCCATCGCAGTAGACGCTTTTTCAGAAACGTGCGGCGCACGAAGCACCTTCAGCAGACGTTCTTCACGAATCATGCCAGCATCTCCTCAACTTGCTTAACAGCATCAGCAGTCATTACGACTTTGTCGAAGGCGATCAGGCTAACCGGGTCGATACCCGTTGCATCGCGAACGTCAACCTTGTGCAGGTTACGTGCTGCGAGGAACAGATTTTCGTCCAGCTCACCGGTGATGATCAGCACATCTTCCAGAGCCATGTCTTTCAATTTCTGTGCCAGCAGCTTAGTTTTAGGCGCTTCTACAGAGAATGATTCGACAACGATCAGACGATCCTGACGTACCAGTTCGGACAGAATGCTTTTCAGCGCGCCGCGGTACATCTTTTTGTTTACTTTTTGACTGTGGTCCTGTGGGCGAGCAGCGAAGGTCACGCCACCGGAACGCCAGATCGGGCTCTTAATAGAACCTGAACGCGCACGGCCGGTACCTTTCTGGCGCCACGGCTTTTTGCCGGAACCAGTTACTTCAGCACGAGTCTTCTGAGCACGAGTACCCTGACGAGCACCAGCTGCATAAGCAACTACAACCTGGTGAACCAGCGCTTCGTTGAAATCACGACCGAAGGTAGTTTCGGAAACAGTCAGCGCGCTCTG
This sequence is a window from Enterobacter sp. RHBSTW-00994. Protein-coding genes within it:
- the rplW gene encoding 50S ribosomal protein L23 encodes the protein MIREERLLKVLRAPHVSEKASTAMEKTNTIVLKVAKDATKAEIKAAVQKLFEVEVEVVNTLVVKGKVKRHGQRIGRRSDWKKAYVTLKEGQNLDFVGGAE
- the rplD gene encoding 50S ribosomal protein L4 encodes the protein MELVLKDAQSALTVSETTFGRDFNEALVHQVVVAYAAGARQGTRAQKTRAEVTGSGKKPWRQKGTGRARSGSIKSPIWRSGGVTFAARPQDHSQKVNKKMYRGALKSILSELVRQDRLIVVESFSVEAPKTKLLAQKLKDMALEDVLIITGELDENLFLAARNLHKVDVRDATGIDPVSLIAFDKVVMTADAVKQVEEMLA
- the rpsS gene encoding 30S ribosomal protein S19 — encoded protein: MPRSLKKGPFIDLHLLKKVEKAVESGDKKPLRTWSRRSTIFPNMIGLTIAVHNGRQHVPVFVSDEMVGHKLGEFAPTRTYRGHAADKKAKKK
- the rplV gene encoding 50S ribosomal protein L22 encodes the protein METLAQHRHARSSAQKVRLVADLIRGKKVSQALDILTYTNKKAAVLVKKVLESAIANAEHNDGADIDDLKVAKIFVDEGPSMKRIMPRAKGRADRILKRTSHITVVVSDR
- the rplB gene encoding 50S ribosomal protein L2, translated to MAVVKCKPTSPGRRHVVKVVNPELHKGKPFAPLLEKNSKSGGRNNNGRITTRHIGGGHKQAYRIVDFKRNKDGIPAVVERLEYDPNRSANIALVLYKDGERRYILAPKGLKAGDQIQSGVDAAIKAGNTLPMRNIPVGSTVHNVEMKPGKGGQLARSAGTYVQIVARDGAYVTLRLRSGEMRKVEADCRATLGEVGNAEHMLRVLGKAGAARWRGVRPTVRGTAMNPVDHPHGGGEGRNFGKHPVTPWGVQTKGKKTRSNKRTDKFIVRRRSK